One Paraburkholderia phytofirmans OLGA172 genomic window carries:
- a CDS encoding response regulator translates to MGPTTLLLIDDHPLFRRGLAEYFNSTGEFQVVGEASSGRQGIALAEQLRPGLILIDLHMPGLGGLHVLDELGQLEIESRKVVLTASLDRNELLSALRLGADGYMLKETEPEDLRLYIRNCVQGVIVLDDCLVTLLAKDVDAPEGERGARQVELTEREAQTLALISDGMSNKQIARQLGISDGTVKVYVKNLLRKLNLRSRLELAAWVHRDALARQ, encoded by the coding sequence ATGGGTCCGACGACGTTGCTTCTGATTGACGACCATCCGCTGTTCCGGCGCGGCCTCGCCGAGTACTTCAACTCGACCGGGGAGTTTCAGGTGGTCGGCGAAGCGTCCAGCGGCCGGCAGGGCATTGCGCTCGCGGAGCAGTTAAGGCCTGGCCTGATCCTGATCGATCTTCACATGCCGGGACTAGGTGGTTTGCATGTGCTCGATGAACTGGGCCAACTCGAAATCGAGAGCCGCAAGGTCGTGCTGACGGCCTCGCTCGATCGCAACGAGTTGTTGAGCGCGCTGCGCCTTGGCGCCGACGGCTATATGCTGAAGGAAACCGAGCCCGAAGACCTGCGCCTATACATACGCAACTGCGTGCAGGGCGTGATCGTGCTCGACGATTGTCTGGTCACGCTGCTGGCGAAAGACGTCGACGCACCCGAAGGCGAAAGAGGCGCTCGTCAGGTCGAACTGACCGAGCGCGAAGCGCAGACTTTGGCGCTCATCTCGGACGGCATGAGCAACAAGCAGATCGCGCGGCAATTGGGCATTAGCGACGGCACCGTCAAGGTCTATGTCAAAAATTTGCTACGTAAGCTGAATTTGCGTTCCCGGCTTGAACTCGCCGCGTGGGTTCACCGCGATGCCCTGGCGCGTCAATGA
- a CDS encoding PAS domain-containing protein → MRDNAVVSELAAGTLGLDAYPVALLQVDTEGSIRHANAAWSELMETSAAGVEIAAYVHPEDRLIWRAMLERLRNESGVCMRERIRFVHPHGQLRWLEVACRRHEDAFFISAFDATAQKRQETSIEARLRSAMGLLNGVPGLIYRGRNNPSWSMEFVSDGCEELTGYPATWFVDSHEHSYSQLIVPEDVDYVWRGVQESLADRRPFELRYRIRGANGVPRNVWERGIGIYSASSEVLGIEGAIFAVR, encoded by the coding sequence ATGCGAGACAATGCTGTTGTAAGCGAATTGGCCGCCGGCACGTTAGGCCTCGATGCCTATCCAGTCGCGCTGCTGCAAGTGGATACTGAAGGCAGCATTCGCCACGCAAACGCTGCATGGAGCGAACTGATGGAAACGAGTGCGGCGGGCGTCGAGATAGCCGCGTACGTGCATCCTGAAGATCGGCTGATCTGGCGAGCGATGCTGGAGCGGCTGCGCAACGAAAGCGGAGTCTGCATGCGCGAGCGAATCCGCTTCGTTCATCCGCACGGACAGCTTCGCTGGCTGGAGGTGGCATGCCGTCGGCACGAAGACGCGTTCTTTATCTCCGCATTCGACGCCACGGCGCAAAAACGTCAGGAGACGTCAATCGAAGCCAGGCTGCGCAGCGCAATGGGTCTCCTGAACGGCGTGCCGGGACTGATCTATCGCGGCCGCAACAATCCATCGTGGTCGATGGAATTCGTCAGCGACGGCTGCGAAGAGTTGACCGGCTATCCGGCCACTTGGTTTGTCGATAGTCACGAACATAGCTACAGCCAGTTGATCGTGCCGGAAGACGTTGATTACGTCTGGCGCGGCGTGCAGGAATCACTGGCGGATCGCAGACCGTTCGAACTGCGCTATCGCATTCGCGGGGCGAATGGCGTGCCAAGAAACGTCTGGGAACGCGGCATCGGTATCTATTCGGCCAGCAGCGAGGTGTTGGGTATCGAAGGCGCGATCTTCGCCGTGCGATGA